In Anaerolineales bacterium, one DNA window encodes the following:
- a CDS encoding lysophospholipid acyltransferase family protein — translation MHWLTNFIVRIYTRVTCRIDGDDLKKFPLQGPMIAIANHTGQIEVPLLFAHLQPRKLTGWAKVETWDNWFLNWIFGVWGIIPVRRGEADMNALKKALRALEKGYIFGIAPEGTRNRTGKLRRAMPGTVIIALHSGAPIVPIAHWGGEVYLKNLRRLKRTDFHIRIGEPFKVNVDGVKVTGEVRQQIVDEMMYRLAKLLPEEYRGEYSDMSKFTEKFLVTLQP, via the coding sequence ATGCATTGGTTAACTAATTTCATTGTCCGCATATACACGCGCGTTACCTGCCGCATTGACGGGGACGACTTGAAGAAATTTCCCCTGCAAGGACCCATGATTGCCATTGCCAATCACACGGGTCAGATCGAAGTGCCTCTGCTTTTCGCCCATTTGCAGCCACGAAAACTAACAGGCTGGGCAAAGGTGGAAACCTGGGACAACTGGTTCCTGAATTGGATTTTTGGCGTGTGGGGCATCATCCCCGTCCGCCGCGGCGAAGCGGATATGAACGCCCTCAAAAAAGCATTGAGGGCGCTGGAAAAGGGCTATATATTCGGGATCGCCCCGGAAGGCACGCGCAACAGGACGGGAAAACTGCGGCGCGCCATGCCAGGCACAGTCATCATTGCGCTGCACTCGGGCGCACCGATCGTCCCAATCGCACATTGGGGAGGCGAAGTCTATCTTAAAAATCTGAGGCGCCTGAAACGCACGGATTTTCACATCCGCATTGGCGAGCCGTTTAAGGTCAATGTGGACGGTGTAAAAGTGACGGGCGAGGTCCGTCAGCAGATTGTGGATGAGATGATGTACCGCCTGGCAAAATTGCTTCCGGAGGAATATCGCGGGGAATATTCGGACATGAGCAAATTCACGGAAAAATTCCTGGTCACTCTACAGCCATAG
- a CDS encoding diacylglycerol kinase family lipid kinase, whose protein sequence is MKYFVIVNPISGRGLGGRSIPQIESSLRENGLDFRLVQTEKMWHAAELAESAVRNGYDVIVCASGDGTANEAINGIMRAKQAGYNSSAFGVLGIGTGNDFAGGTGIPTNLNEGLKALLANKRKKIDIGIVKGGDFPEGRYFGNGIGVGFDAAVGNEAIKVRWTRGLPAYLIGVIKTVFLYYNPAHVEITLDDTETIKQTSLMISVMNGRRMGGGFQMAPHSQPDDGYFDLCIAETATKGRILQMIPYFIKGTQEALPEIQMKRARKVSIKSLDVTFPAHADGEFICLNGSHLTLELLPKELEIICV, encoded by the coding sequence ATGAAATATTTTGTCATTGTTAATCCTATATCGGGACGCGGGCTTGGGGGCAGGTCAATTCCGCAAATCGAATCCAGCCTGCGGGAGAATGGGCTGGATTTTAGGCTTGTACAGACCGAAAAAATGTGGCACGCCGCCGAACTTGCAGAGAGCGCGGTGCGCAATGGATATGACGTAATCGTGTGCGCCAGCGGCGACGGCACCGCCAATGAAGCCATCAACGGCATCATGCGCGCAAAGCAGGCTGGATACAACAGTTCCGCATTCGGTGTACTTGGCATCGGCACGGGCAATGATTTTGCAGGCGGCACAGGCATCCCGACCAATTTGAACGAAGGCTTGAAGGCATTGCTCGCAAACAAACGCAAAAAGATTGACATCGGTATTGTTAAGGGGGGGGATTTTCCCGAAGGAAGGTATTTCGGCAACGGCATCGGTGTCGGGTTCGATGCGGCGGTTGGCAATGAAGCCATCAAAGTCCGCTGGACACGCGGGTTGCCGGCCTACCTGATCGGCGTCATCAAAACTGTCTTCCTCTATTACAACCCCGCGCACGTTGAAATCACATTGGACGACACCGAAACCATCAAACAAACATCGTTGATGATCTCGGTCATGAACGGCAGGCGCATGGGCGGCGGCTTCCAGATGGCTCCCCACAGCCAGCCCGATGACGGTTACTTTGACCTGTGCATTGCCGAAACGGCAACAAAGGGGCGCATCCTGCAAATGATCCCTTATTTCATCAAAGGGACACAGGAGGCGCTTCCGGAAATCCAAATGAAACGCGCGCGCAAGGTCTCGATTAAATCATTGGACGTGACCTTCCCGGCCCACGCAGACGGGGAATTCATCTGCCTGAACGGTTCGCACTTAACCCTTGAATTGCTTCCTAAAGAACTGGAAATTATCTGCGTCTGA
- a CDS encoding nucleotidyltransferase family protein codes for MITAIILAAGESKRMGEPKMLMPWGKSTVLQTVISTFQAAGIKDILVVTGGARGQVEMLVGKTVQTVFNEDYKKGEMLSSIQLGLSVKMREASAALICLGDQPQVEARSVRSICNAFLESKAQIVVPSYDMRRGHPWLVARSLWDELQALKPPRTPRDFLKKHARKIHYVIMDTSTVIADLDTPEEYLKSKSNTD; via the coding sequence GTGATTACAGCCATTATTCTAGCTGCAGGCGAATCCAAACGGATGGGCGAACCAAAAATGCTGATGCCCTGGGGCAAAAGTACGGTATTGCAAACTGTTATTTCCACATTCCAGGCAGCCGGCATCAAGGATATTCTCGTTGTAACCGGCGGAGCGCGGGGGCAGGTGGAAATGCTCGTCGGAAAAACCGTCCAAACCGTTTTCAATGAGGATTATAAAAAAGGCGAAATGCTAAGCTCCATTCAATTGGGCTTGAGCGTGAAAATGCGCGAGGCGAGTGCCGCGCTCATCTGCCTCGGCGACCAGCCCCAGGTCGAGGCAAGAAGCGTGCGGAGCATCTGCAATGCCTTTCTCGAAAGCAAAGCCCAGATCGTAGTCCCAAGCTATGACATGCGGCGCGGACATCCCTGGCTGGTCGCAAGGTCTCTCTGGGACGAATTGCAGGCCCTGAAACCACCGAGAACACCGCGCGACTTTTTGAAAAAACATGCCCGCAAGATCCATTACGTGATCATGGATACCTCCACCGTGATCGCAGACCTTGACACACCCGAAGAATACTTGAAATCCAAATCAAATACAGATTGA
- the yqeC gene encoding selenium cofactor biosynthesis protein YqeC codes for MDIARALRLDLPSASNQTVSLAGAGGKTTALFQLARQLGSRNTGNRAIIITATSHLGIWQIPLADHHIIANDVNGLTNIPPEGVTLVTGEIERDRAKPVNETVLNWLHERSRRSSIPLLIEADGSRQKALKAPAPHEPPIPGFTETVIVVTGLSAINKLLTDEHVHRAEIFSQLSGLQIGESITPGAVISMLTHPQGGLKNIPPAAQRIVLLNQADTPELQSIGGGMARELLHRFDSVIVGSLKKRNFRAFEPTAGIILAAGQSTRFGSPKQLLDWKGKPFVRQVAETALHAGLSPVVVVTGFHAAQVESALKGLAVMVVNNSNYAQGQSTSIRAGVKSLPYNAGAAVFLLADQPQMPSAVIRALTELHTQELAPIIAPLVLEEHRANPVLFDRATFADLLQLTGDIGGRAVFPKYKVKYMPWHDDILLRDVDNPEDYQRLIDIEEPRGKP; via the coding sequence ATGGACATTGCGCGCGCCCTTCGGCTTGACCTGCCCTCCGCTTCAAATCAGACTGTCAGCCTGGCCGGCGCAGGCGGAAAGACCACCGCCCTCTTTCAACTTGCCCGGCAACTCGGCTCACGAAACACTGGCAACCGAGCAATAATCATCACTGCAACATCTCATCTCGGCATTTGGCAAATCCCGCTTGCGGATCATCATATCATCGCAAACGATGTTAATGGCTTGACAAATATCCCGCCAGAAGGAGTGACGCTGGTGACTGGGGAAATTGAACGAGACAGGGCAAAACCAGTCAATGAAACCGTCCTAAATTGGCTACACGAAAGATCAAGACGGAGTAGCATTCCCCTGCTCATCGAAGCGGACGGCTCCCGTCAAAAGGCTCTCAAAGCCCCCGCGCCGCACGAACCGCCAATCCCAGGCTTCACCGAAACCGTCATCGTGGTCACAGGGCTGTCTGCCATTAATAAACTACTGACCGATGAGCATGTCCACCGCGCGGAGATCTTCTCGCAACTCAGCGGCCTGCAAATAGGCGAAAGCATCACACCGGGTGCTGTCATTTCCATGCTCACGCACCCGCAGGGCGGGCTGAAAAACATCCCACCCGCTGCGCAGCGCATTGTGCTGCTCAACCAGGCAGACACCCCCGAACTTCAATCCATCGGTGGAGGCATGGCCCGTGAACTGCTTCATCGCTTCGACTCGGTAATTGTCGGCTCGTTGAAAAAAAGGAATTTCCGCGCTTTCGAACCCACCGCAGGGATCATCCTGGCTGCAGGCCAATCGACCCGCTTTGGATCTCCAAAGCAATTGCTGGATTGGAAGGGCAAACCCTTTGTAAGACAGGTCGCCGAAACCGCGCTTCACGCTGGCCTTTCACCTGTTGTGGTCGTTACGGGCTTTCACGCCGCCCAGGTTGAATCTGCGCTAAAAGGCCTGGCGGTTATGGTTGTCAACAATTCGAACTACGCACAAGGTCAAAGCACATCCATCCGTGCTGGAGTAAAATCATTACCCTACAATGCGGGTGCGGCGGTCTTTCTATTGGCAGATCAACCCCAGATGCCCAGCGCAGTCATCCGCGCATTGACCGAATTGCACACACAGGAACTTGCCCCGATCATTGCGCCCCTCGTTCTCGAGGAACACCGCGCCAATCCTGTGTTGTTTGACCGCGCAACCTTCGCCGACCTCCTCCAACTGACAGGCGATATCGGCGGACGCGCAGTTTTCCCGAAATACAAAGTAAAATACATGCCTTGGCATGATGACATATTATTGCGGGATGTTGACAACCCCGAAGACTATCAAAGATTGATCGATATTGAAGAACCTAGAGGCAAACCGTGA
- a CDS encoding response regulator, whose product MDKPVALIIEDDRDVGALFRHVLDVAGYQTEIVMDGREAMERLETLLPNIVLLDLQLPNVSGVQILKRMREDDKFEKVPVVVITAYAPFADSLPVEPDLLLLKPVDLNQLSSLVQRLQATQGALNEPAHDPLTGLYAFGFFTVRLAFSLERIKQSSLRRFGVMLADVTQLAELKKQIHSDEFNHFLRKLADQFRMALRPTDTMAWSAEDGFFLTLIENIPSPEAPLRIAARVRNTMKKFFDQNDHGLGLRANLGVLLCDREYEDIQMILSDINRVRTLLRERQYASPAIFDREMLKQKG is encoded by the coding sequence ATGGATAAGCCGGTTGCATTGATCATTGAAGATGACCGCGATGTCGGCGCCTTGTTCCGTCACGTGCTGGATGTGGCCGGGTATCAGACCGAGATCGTGATGGACGGCAGGGAAGCCATGGAACGTCTCGAAACCCTGCTGCCCAATATCGTCCTGCTCGATTTGCAGCTGCCGAACGTGTCTGGGGTGCAAATTCTGAAACGGATGCGCGAGGATGATAAGTTCGAGAAGGTCCCGGTGGTGGTCATTACCGCTTATGCGCCCTTTGCAGACAGCCTGCCTGTGGAACCGGACCTGCTTTTGCTCAAACCTGTGGATCTCAACCAGCTTAGCAGTCTGGTCCAACGCCTGCAAGCCACACAGGGCGCATTGAATGAACCAGCGCATGACCCGCTGACCGGTTTGTATGCATTCGGTTTTTTTACAGTACGGCTGGCATTTTCCCTCGAGCGTATCAAACAAAGTTCACTCCGCCGTTTTGGGGTTATGCTCGCGGATGTGACTCAACTGGCGGAACTCAAAAAGCAGATTCATTCAGACGAGTTCAACCATTTTCTTCGCAAACTGGCAGATCAATTCCGCATGGCGCTTCGGCCCACCGATACCATGGCCTGGTCGGCGGAGGATGGATTTTTTCTTACGCTGATCGAGAACATTCCCAGCCCTGAAGCGCCGCTTCGGATTGCAGCCCGCGTGCGGAATACGATGAAAAAATTTTTCGACCAGAATGACCATGGACTTGGGTTGCGCGCGAATTTGGGAGTTTTGCTCTGTGATCGAGAATATGAGGACATCCAAATGATCTTGAGCGATATTAATCGTGTGCGCACGCTGCTTCGGGAAAGGCAGTATGCCAGCCCTGCAATATTTGACAGGGAAATGTTGAAACAAAAAGGATGA
- a CDS encoding peptidoglycan-binding protein: protein MNRKLFVVCLLPILIMSACNLPNGSQGQSEGLVFTLAAQTITAAALTGETPTTTEETPAPALTATNTPPGAATAASTAVPCNLASFVSDVTIPDNASVTVNTAFTKTWRLRNAGSCTWTSGYQLVFDSGDQMGGPASQQLTAGTVAPGQTIDVSVNLTAPGAPGTYKGNWRLREPGGAVFGLSTGPFWVQIKAAAVAANTPVPSWPVFKQGDQGNEVYAIQYLLRANGHNLAPDGIFGPQTKSRVENFQTQKGLAKDGIVGPDTWSALIIQVSQGSNGDAVRAVQKLLRDKYGYAVEVDGGFGPITANAVKAFQTAKGLASDGIVGPNTWKSLISN, encoded by the coding sequence ATGAATCGAAAATTATTTGTTGTATGTCTCTTGCCCATTTTAATAATGTCCGCCTGCAACCTCCCGAATGGCTCACAGGGACAAAGCGAAGGCCTGGTCTTCACACTCGCCGCACAAACAATCACTGCCGCCGCCCTGACGGGGGAGACCCCGACAACGACGGAGGAAACCCCCGCGCCGGCCTTAACCGCTACAAATACACCGCCCGGAGCAGCGACCGCTGCAAGCACAGCTGTGCCCTGCAATCTGGCCTCCTTCGTCTCGGATGTAACAATTCCAGATAACGCCAGCGTAACGGTCAACACGGCCTTTACAAAAACCTGGAGACTCAGAAATGCCGGCTCCTGCACCTGGACTTCAGGCTATCAGCTCGTCTTCGACTCTGGCGACCAAATGGGAGGTCCCGCCTCGCAACAACTGACAGCTGGCACTGTCGCACCGGGCCAGACGATTGATGTATCCGTGAACCTGACGGCCCCAGGCGCACCCGGCACTTACAAGGGCAACTGGAGATTGCGTGAACCGGGCGGCGCAGTATTTGGTCTCTCCACCGGACCGTTCTGGGTTCAGATCAAAGCCGCAGCCGTTGCCGCAAATACACCCGTCCCAAGCTGGCCCGTTTTCAAACAGGGGGACCAGGGCAATGAAGTGTACGCCATTCAATATCTGCTCAGAGCCAACGGACACAACCTGGCTCCGGATGGCATCTTCGGTCCACAGACCAAATCAAGGGTTGAGAACTTCCAGACCCAAAAGGGACTTGCAAAAGATGGCATCGTTGGGCCTGATACCTGGAGCGCTCTGATCATACAAGTCTCACAAGGCAGTAATGGGGATGCGGTCCGCGCTGTGCAAAAACTGCTCAGGGACAAATACGGCTATGCTGTCGAGGTGGATGGGGGTTTTGGACCCATTACGGCCAACGCCGTAAAAGCCTTCCAAACCGCCAAAGGTCTCGCCTCTGATGGAATTGTGGGACCCAACACCTGGAAAAGCCTGATCTCAAACTAG